The proteins below are encoded in one region of Aequorivita iocasae:
- a CDS encoding nuclear transport factor 2 family protein, which produces MTKKEMAKSFLQMAGNGKVNEAFEKFISNDFIHHNQYFEGNREALSEAMVADHQTNPNTNIEIKYVYEDGDTVITHSLVEKQTMAIAVIHIFRFSADKIVELWDLGQPIEKDLPNENGLF; this is translated from the coding sequence ATGACAAAAAAGGAAATGGCAAAATCATTTCTGCAAATGGCAGGAAACGGAAAGGTAAATGAGGCCTTTGAGAAATTTATTTCAAATGACTTCATACACCACAATCAATATTTTGAGGGAAACCGTGAGGCATTGAGTGAAGCGATGGTGGCGGATCATCAAACAAACCCCAACACAAACATTGAAATTAAGTATGTTTATGAAGATGGGGATACGGTAATCACGCATTCTCTGGTTGAAAAGCAAACAATGGCTATTGCGGTAATACACATCTTCCGGTTCAGTGCTGATAAAATAGTTGAATTGTGGGATTTGGGACAGCCTATTGAGAAAGACTTACCAAACGAAAATGGATTGTTCTAA
- a CDS encoding universal stress protein, producing MKNILLPTDFSNNAFNAMEYAVNLFKDEECTFHLLNTYTPIAYNVATVADSYSTMMIEEITRKNSENGLEEIANQLMEKYNNPKHVFVKHAALNLFISEVSAMVEEHMVDLIIMGTKGATGAKEIFLGTNTLRTIKNAKCAVIAVPEDFSYEAPKEILFTTDFNFSLENKFLPLLKSICTKHISRLNILNIYWGEPLTAEQEKVKADLDVYFKNSAHLFHITKYANLVEAVVEFQIKFKINFMVMIHNRHSFFENLLFTPVIKRLVCHTSVPFMVIPAHSQARNE from the coding sequence ATGAAAAATATTTTACTTCCCACAGATTTTTCCAACAATGCCTTTAATGCAATGGAATATGCTGTCAACCTTTTTAAGGATGAGGAGTGCACCTTTCATTTATTGAACACTTACACGCCTATTGCTTATAACGTAGCCACTGTGGCCGACAGCTATTCGACTATGATGATAGAGGAAATTACACGAAAAAATTCTGAAAATGGTTTAGAGGAAATTGCAAACCAACTCATGGAAAAATACAATAATCCAAAACATGTTTTTGTAAAGCATGCAGCCCTCAACCTATTCATAAGTGAAGTTAGCGCCATGGTTGAGGAGCATATGGTGGATTTAATAATTATGGGCACAAAGGGTGCCACGGGTGCAAAGGAAATTTTTCTGGGAACCAATACCCTGCGTACAATTAAAAATGCGAAATGTGCAGTTATCGCCGTTCCCGAGGACTTCAGCTATGAGGCTCCAAAAGAAATATTGTTTACAACAGATTTTAATTTTTCCTTGGAAAATAAATTTCTACCACTATTAAAATCAATTTGTACCAAACATATTTCCAGGCTTAATATTCTGAATATTTACTGGGGGGAACCCTTGACGGCTGAACAGGAAAAGGTAAAAGCCGATCTGGATGTTTATTTTAAGAATAGCGCCCATTTATTCCATATAACCAAATATGCGAATTTGGTGGAGGCTGTAGTGGAATTTCAAATAAAGTTCAAGATCAATTTTATGGTGATGATACATAATAGACATTCGTTTTTTGAAAATCTTCTGTTTACGCCAGTGATAAAACGGCTGGTATGTCATACAAGCGTGCCCTTTATGGTAATTCCGGCTCATAGCCAAGCAAGAAATGAATAG
- a CDS encoding L,D-transpeptidase, producing MKIFKVLFFILGYSLFGCMDSGQKKPILQPPALRAVENDLKIDTQEPETILLDKDVSIRNYFRWMDSVVAVHNTNHTYQLDEYILVHHNPWIIDTLAHTDYYYLMERGIFNEDPQALLALRKGQEIKVPDSLQTINIKQRLLNTYLDINIPAFRLRIIENGKPVYKFPIRVGQNGKRYLAMANREVDMRTKPGVGTIIRVNKNPVFINPKDNHKYQSTRRDDGKVTKLPAIPWLEPAINGQSLGQLIHPTTNLETLEKAYSNGCIGLREADAWVVYYYAPLGTKVLIRYDLTGKNEKGEAVEFKNIYPGFENRSIRKEALEAALKAVDGKPIPVCDCHL from the coding sequence ATGAAAATATTTAAAGTGCTGTTTTTTATTTTGGGCTATTCTTTGTTTGGATGTATGGACAGCGGTCAAAAAAAGCCCATTTTACAACCCCCAGCTCTTCGTGCTGTGGAAAATGATCTTAAAATTGATACTCAGGAACCGGAAACGATACTACTGGACAAGGATGTATCCATCCGGAATTATTTTAGGTGGATGGATAGTGTGGTCGCTGTCCACAATACAAACCATACCTATCAGCTAGATGAATACATTTTAGTGCACCATAATCCTTGGATCATTGACACCCTCGCACATACCGATTACTATTATTTGATGGAAAGGGGAATATTCAACGAAGATCCACAAGCACTACTTGCCCTGCGCAAGGGGCAGGAAATAAAAGTGCCTGATTCGCTACAAACTATAAATATAAAGCAGCGGCTTTTAAACACCTATTTAGACATAAATATACCGGCATTTAGGTTGCGTATCATTGAAAACGGAAAGCCAGTCTACAAATTTCCGATACGTGTAGGGCAAAACGGTAAGCGGTATTTGGCCATGGCTAATAGGGAAGTGGATATGCGCACAAAGCCGGGGGTTGGAACGATTATACGTGTAAATAAAAACCCGGTTTTTATCAATCCCAAGGACAATCACAAGTACCAAAGCACGCGGCGGGATGATGGAAAAGTGACCAAACTACCGGCAATCCCGTGGTTGGAACCCGCTATAAACGGACAGAGTCTGGGGCAATTGATTCACCCTACAACAAACTTGGAAACCTTGGAAAAGGCATATTCCAATGGGTGTATCGGACTGCGGGAAGCAGATGCCTGGGTGGTGTATTATTATGCTCCTTTGGGTACAAAGGTGTTGATTAGATATGATTTAACCGGCAAAAATGAGAAAGGTGAGGCCGTGGAATTTAAAAATATCTATCCAGGTTTTGAAAATAGGAGCATTCGGAAAGAAGCGTTGGAAGCAGCGCTGAAGGCCGTTGATGGAAAGCCCATTCCTGTTTGCGACTGCCATTTATGA
- a CDS encoding ABC transporter ATP-binding protein has translation MKTVLEARNINKYFKNATTFHVLKDISFKINQSEFVSIMGKSGCGKSTLLYILSTMDTDYEGELFLNNQLITGQTNNHLSHIRNKHIGFVFQFHYLLSEFSVLENVMLPAKKLGEKSFAEIEHDAIEKLRMLDIETISLKKASHISGGEKQRVAIARALINNPSIIMGDEPTGNLDSYNAENVFNIFRQLSIEQQLSLLIVTHDKDFANKTDRIIEMEDGKLIAQTTSPHN, from the coding sequence ATGAAAACAGTCCTTGAAGCGCGAAATATCAATAAATATTTTAAAAATGCGACAACATTTCACGTATTAAAGGATATTTCCTTTAAAATAAACCAAAGCGAATTCGTTTCCATAATGGGCAAATCCGGTTGCGGAAAATCTACATTGCTGTATATTCTTTCTACGATGGATACCGATTATGAAGGCGAGTTGTTTTTGAATAACCAATTGATTACCGGGCAGACCAATAACCATCTTTCCCATATTCGCAACAAGCATATAGGTTTTGTGTTCCAGTTCCATTATTTATTATCGGAATTTTCTGTGCTTGAAAACGTCATGCTACCTGCAAAAAAGCTGGGGGAAAAATCATTTGCGGAAATTGAACACGATGCCATTGAAAAACTGCGTATGCTCGATATAGAAACCATAAGCTTAAAAAAAGCATCGCATATTTCAGGAGGAGAAAAACAACGGGTCGCCATTGCCAGGGCTTTAATAAATAACCCATCCATTATAATGGGCGATGAGCCAACGGGAAATCTAGACAGTTATAATGCTGAAAATGTGTTTAATATTTTTCGGCAATTGAGTATCGAGCAACAATTATCTCTTCTTATCGTAACCCACGACAAAGATTTTGCAAATAAAACGGACAGAATAATTGAAATGGAAGATGGAAAATTGATAGCCCAAACAACCTCACCCCACAATTAA
- a CDS encoding ABC transporter permease: protein MKLILAIAKTHLVSKIKQTTIAALGVTFGIGSYITLVSFMTGLNDMLDDLVLNQTPHIHIFNEIEPSKDQPVDLYSEFENSLNIVSSIKPKQTQKKIHNAVPILQLLNKDKNVRGAIPQVKTQIFYIAGPIELGGNITGIDIRREMELFEFKNYLVEGSAEALENTDSGIILGSGIAEKLSLKKNDRVQVTTSTGKLFPLKVVGIYQSGIADLDNVQSFATIKTVQRIMGEPENYITDINVKLYDISKALPMAQTVEQQFNVKAVDINTANAQFETGTSIRNLITYAVSITLLIVAGFGIYNILNMLIYEKMKDIAILKATGFSGRDVQLIFMCQALIIGIVGGLIGLLLGFVLSSIIDNIPFETQALPTITTYPINYRIWHYYIGIIFALFSTFFAGYLPSIRAKKIDPVEIIRGQ from the coding sequence ATGAAATTAATTCTCGCGATTGCAAAAACACATTTGGTCAGCAAAATAAAGCAGACCACAATAGCTGCCTTGGGGGTTACTTTCGGTATTGGTTCCTATATAACCTTGGTCAGCTTTATGACGGGACTTAACGACATGCTGGATGATTTGGTACTTAATCAAACTCCACATATCCATATTTTCAATGAGATAGAACCCTCAAAAGACCAACCCGTAGATCTGTATTCAGAATTTGAAAATAGTTTGAATATTGTTTCCTCCATAAAACCAAAACAAACCCAAAAGAAAATCCACAATGCCGTACCTATCCTACAGCTTTTGAATAAGGACAAGAACGTCCGTGGCGCTATTCCACAGGTAAAAACCCAAATATTTTATATAGCGGGGCCAATAGAACTGGGCGGAAACATAACGGGTATTGATATTAGGCGTGAAATGGAGCTGTTTGAATTTAAAAACTACTTGGTGGAAGGTTCTGCCGAAGCCTTGGAAAATACAGATAGTGGAATAATTCTGGGCTCCGGGATCGCCGAAAAATTATCATTGAAAAAAAACGATAGGGTCCAAGTAACCACAAGTACGGGAAAACTTTTTCCGCTCAAGGTTGTGGGTATTTATCAAAGTGGTATCGCGGATTTGGACAACGTTCAAAGTTTTGCAACTATTAAAACCGTACAGCGCATAATGGGTGAACCGGAAAATTATATAACCGATATAAATGTCAAGCTTTATGATATTTCCAAAGCCTTGCCGATGGCCCAAACGGTGGAACAGCAATTTAACGTAAAAGCAGTGGACATAAATACGGCCAATGCCCAATTTGAAACAGGCACCTCCATTCGCAACCTTATTACATATGCCGTATCTATAACCCTATTAATAGTGGCCGGCTTTGGTATTTACAACATTCTCAATATGCTCATTTATGAAAAAATGAAAGATATCGCCATTCTAAAGGCCACAGGGTTTTCAGGAAGGGACGTACAGCTTATATTTATGTGCCAGGCTCTAATAATCGGGATTGTAGGAGGCCTTATTGGCTTGCTTTTAGGGTTTGTGCTTTCTTCAATTATAGACAACATCCCATTTGAAACCCAAGCCCTACCCACCATAACAACATATCCCATAAATTATAGGATATGGCACTATTATATAGGAATCATCTTTGCCCTATTTTCAACTTTTTTCGCTGGCTACCTACCTTCCATACGAGCTAAAAAAATAGACCCGGTTGAAATCATTAGGGGCCAATAA
- a CDS encoding efflux RND transporter periplasmic adaptor subunit, which yields MRFLTLQFILALGIVSCSSKEEKIQPLLQTITSSVYSSLTVQPDSLYQAFANVNGILEKNLVEENDIVSQGSPIVQIINTSPQLTAENAKLNFLLAQENYMGKAALTNNVEKELKNAILKYQDDSINYFRQKNLWEQQIGSKAQYEAKKLMYETSYNALEIAQTNYRRTKNELRTQVSQANNTYKTTLINSKDFTLVSKINGKVYALYKNPGEIITTLEPVASIGSATTFIIEMLVDEVDIVKIKKEQKVLLILDAYGPEVFIAHISKVYPQKDERNQTFLVEARFEKSPHTLYPGLSGEANIIVETKENVLTIPRKYLLPGSKVKTENGIVPVVVGLQNLDTVEIISGINADTWIYKPEP from the coding sequence ATGCGATTTCTGACTCTGCAATTTATTCTTGCGCTTGGAATAGTCTCCTGTTCTTCTAAGGAGGAAAAAATCCAACCCTTGCTGCAAACAATAACTTCATCGGTATATTCATCCCTTACCGTTCAACCTGACAGTTTATATCAAGCTTTTGCTAACGTCAATGGCATATTGGAAAAAAATCTGGTGGAGGAAAATGACATTGTTTCTCAAGGAAGCCCTATAGTACAAATCATAAATACGAGCCCCCAGCTCACCGCTGAAAATGCCAAACTCAACTTTCTGCTTGCACAGGAGAATTATATGGGAAAGGCAGCCCTTACCAACAATGTGGAAAAGGAACTCAAAAATGCAATTCTCAAATATCAGGACGACTCCATTAATTATTTTCGGCAGAAAAATCTGTGGGAACAGCAAATAGGCTCGAAAGCACAATATGAAGCTAAAAAGTTAATGTATGAGACTTCATACAATGCCTTGGAAATTGCTCAAACAAATTACCGCAGAACTAAAAACGAACTGCGAACCCAAGTATCACAGGCAAACAATACCTATAAAACAACCTTAATCAATTCAAAAGACTTTACCCTTGTGAGCAAAATCAATGGCAAGGTATATGCGCTTTACAAAAATCCCGGTGAAATAATTACAACTCTGGAGCCCGTGGCCAGCATTGGAAGCGCTACCACTTTTATCATTGAAATGCTGGTGGATGAAGTTGATATTGTAAAAATAAAGAAAGAACAAAAAGTTTTGCTTATCCTTGATGCCTATGGCCCCGAAGTATTTATTGCTCATATAAGTAAGGTTTACCCCCAAAAGGACGAACGCAATCAGACTTTTTTGGTGGAAGCCCGTTTTGAAAAAAGCCCCCATACTCTCTATCCCGGCTTATCAGGGGAGGCTAATATAATTGTGGAGACAAAAGAGAATGTATTGACTATTCCCCGAAAATACTTGCTTCCAGGTTCAAAAGTGAAAACGGAGAATGGGATTGTTCCAGTAGTAGTGGGCCTTCAAAATTTGGACACCGTAGAAATTATTTCAGGAATAAACGCTGATACATGGATCTATAAACCGGAGCCGTGA
- a CDS encoding carboxymuconolactone decarboxylase family protein: MLVELMDKLGVQIQETMQGFGQLHKASIAEGALTSKTKELIALGIAITVRCDGCIAYHVHDALEAGAKKEEITETIGVAILMGGGPSVVYGCEALEALTQFTALKKAKPRI, translated from the coding sequence ATGTTAGTTGAGCTTATGGATAAGCTGGGAGTACAAATTCAAGAAACCATGCAGGGGTTTGGGCAATTACATAAAGCCAGTATTGCGGAAGGGGCTTTGACCTCAAAGACCAAAGAATTGATTGCCTTGGGCATAGCCATTACGGTACGATGTGATGGTTGCATTGCCTATCATGTGCACGACGCCCTTGAGGCAGGTGCCAAGAAGGAGGAAATTACCGAAACCATTGGGGTAGCGATATTAATGGGAGGCGGTCCATCTGTTGTATATGGCTGTGAGGCATTGGAAGCCTTAACCCAATTTACTGCCTTAAAAAAAGCTAAACCTAGAATATGA
- a CDS encoding DUF6600 domain-containing protein, translating to MKRPITYKLKVLILVFGLSLGMQEKLSAQQIEVSITYQDFYDGLSPFGIWINYPGYGHVWHPSVDGNFQPYFTNGHWEYCSEGWIWVSLYSWGWAPFHYGRWIYDYHYGWLWVPGYEWAPAWVIWGEIDNYYAWAPLMPSVNVILWYGTWRPPGIIYWNVVDRRYIHDKDISNRGRSNLDEGFIGRIKTNTNYGNTRYHDQFYAKGPEIAEVERSTNRKIDPIPLRELKNASPTTRKEKELQVYRPRIITPEPRTYRNIDEISPDPLRNKIDRYKTDRLQQNRNVEKLPVRKAPTNSPRGRTNKLNKSRN from the coding sequence ATGAAACGCCCAATTACTTATAAGCTAAAGGTATTGATTTTAGTATTCGGTCTCAGTCTTGGAATGCAGGAAAAATTATCAGCACAGCAAATAGAGGTTAGTATAACCTATCAGGATTTTTATGATGGCCTGTCGCCATTCGGCATTTGGATTAACTATCCCGGCTATGGCCATGTGTGGCATCCTTCCGTAGATGGCAATTTTCAGCCTTATTTTACCAACGGACATTGGGAGTATTGTTCTGAGGGATGGATTTGGGTTTCGTTATATTCTTGGGGTTGGGCTCCCTTCCATTACGGCCGATGGATTTATGACTATCATTATGGCTGGTTATGGGTTCCGGGATACGAATGGGCCCCAGCTTGGGTAATTTGGGGCGAAATAGATAACTATTATGCGTGGGCGCCATTAATGCCTTCTGTAAACGTAATATTATGGTATGGCACATGGAGACCTCCCGGAATCATTTATTGGAACGTGGTGGATCGTCGTTACATACATGATAAGGATATCAGTAATCGGGGAAGAAGCAACCTGGACGAAGGTTTTATCGGGCGTATAAAGACGAATACTAATTATGGAAATACACGCTATCACGATCAATTTTATGCAAAAGGTCCCGAAATTGCCGAAGTAGAAAGAAGCACCAATAGAAAAATTGATCCCATTCCGCTAAGGGAACTTAAAAATGCTTCTCCCACAACTCGCAAGGAAAAAGAACTGCAGGTTTACCGACCACGGATTATCACTCCAGAACCAAGAACTTATAGAAATATTGACGAAATAAGTCCCGATCCGCTTAGAAATAAAATCGACAGATACAAAACCGATAGGCTGCAACAGAATAGAAATGTAGAAAAACTCCCAGTGAGAAAAGCCCCCACCAATTCTCCAAGAGGTAGGACCAATAAGCTTAATAAATCCAGAAACTAA
- a CDS encoding HD domain-containing protein has translation MQSAVQEVDVVLFAIFYHDIVYNPLLSHNEQKSARLFRKRLAPTHFPHIAKVITLIEASKTHNMSTDFDTNLFLDLDLLILGSKRKVYLHYCENIRKEYLMFPDFIYRPRRRKLLLRYLSLESIFKTPYFIERYEAQARKNLRYSIRELS, from the coding sequence GTGCAATCGGCCGTACAGGAGGTGGATGTAGTGTTATTTGCTATTTTTTATCACGATATTGTTTACAATCCCTTGCTTTCCCATAATGAGCAAAAGAGCGCCAGACTGTTTAGGAAACGTTTGGCTCCCACCCATTTTCCGCATATAGCGAAAGTAATAACCTTAATTGAAGCAAGCAAAACCCACAATATGAGTACAGATTTTGATACAAATCTTTTTCTAGACCTGGATCTGCTGATTTTGGGAAGTAAAAGAAAGGTTTATCTGCATTATTGCGAAAACATACGAAAGGAATACCTGATGTTTCCTGATTTTATATATCGCCCTAGACGAAGAAAACTACTCTTACGCTATTTATCTCTTGAATCCATATTTAAAACTCCCTATTTTATTGAGCGATACGAAGCACAGGCACGTAAAAATTTAAGGTATTCCATTAGGGAACTGTCCTAA
- the ppsA gene encoding phosphoenolpyruvate synthase, which yields MEALIKTFDEIHISDIAQVGGKNASLGEMYNEMTAEGIAIPNGFATTAFAYWEFLRENDIENKLVLLLKNLDRKTFSNLSEIGNQARKLILSGQFSRAFSQAIISFYGQLCGNEPFAVAVRSSATAEDLPEASFAGQHDTFLNISGTQALLAAVKDCFASLYTDRAIKYREDKGFGHGTVALSVGVQKMVRADVGCSGVGFTLEPESGFQNIIHLSGVWGLGENIVQGTINPDEFYVFKPTLELGKQAIIEKKLGSKALTLIYAQSEGHSATMNIPTPQQKQEQYVLKDSEVTQLAKWALAIERHYGKPMDIEWAKDGITQELYIIQARPETVHSPNGKNIVSTFSLTQKGKILVTGNAVGTKIRVGTARILTDPQQGETLQKGDIIVTDTTSPDWDPLLKKAGGIITNRGGRTSHAAIVARELGVPAVVGSNYATQNIKDGQLITISCAEGKVAYVFEGALPFIEEEINFSNIAMPHTEVKLILSDPQQAYQYSFYPNNGVGLLRMEFIITHNIKIHPMALLKYDEMRDSAEKETIAGITRQYEDKAAYFIEKLSEGIATMAAAFYPKEVIVRTSDFKTNEYANLIGGKQFEPKEENPMLGFRGAARYFNPLYQEGFELECRSIKRVRDEMGLTNVKIMIPFCRTLEEAQKVIALMQKLGLERGVNGLQIYMMVEIPSNVIIAESFAEYFDGFSIGSNDLTQLTLGVDRDSQLLAGTFDENDPAVRKIIAMAIEKANAAGIKIGLCGQAPSDFPAFASFLIEAGIDSISYNPDALLRGIENMVAAEEMLNFKKISSY from the coding sequence ATGGAAGCACTAATTAAAACATTTGATGAAATTCACATTTCAGATATAGCCCAAGTAGGGGGTAAAAATGCCTCCTTGGGGGAAATGTACAATGAGATGACTGCGGAGGGGATTGCAATTCCTAATGGTTTTGCCACAACGGCATTTGCTTATTGGGAATTTCTTCGGGAAAATGATATTGAAAATAAGCTGGTTCTTCTACTGAAAAATCTTGACAGAAAGACATTTTCGAATCTGTCGGAAATAGGAAATCAAGCGAGAAAATTAATTTTGTCTGGGCAGTTTTCAAGGGCATTTTCACAAGCCATTATTTCTTTCTATGGACAATTGTGCGGTAATGAACCTTTCGCTGTAGCCGTTAGAAGCAGCGCTACTGCCGAAGATCTACCTGAGGCCAGTTTTGCAGGCCAACACGATACTTTTTTAAATATAAGTGGCACACAGGCTTTATTGGCTGCGGTTAAAGATTGCTTTGCATCCCTATATACAGATCGGGCTATAAAATATAGAGAGGATAAGGGCTTTGGCCATGGCACAGTTGCCCTCTCGGTGGGGGTACAAAAAATGGTCCGTGCAGATGTAGGCTGCTCTGGGGTAGGCTTTACCTTAGAGCCAGAATCGGGATTTCAAAACATAATCCATCTTTCGGGAGTTTGGGGGCTAGGGGAGAATATTGTACAGGGCACTATAAATCCAGATGAATTTTACGTTTTTAAACCTACGCTAGAATTGGGAAAACAAGCAATAATTGAAAAAAAATTGGGCAGTAAAGCGCTCACTTTAATATACGCGCAGTCCGAAGGCCATTCTGCCACCATGAATATACCCACCCCGCAACAAAAGCAGGAGCAATATGTACTAAAAGATTCCGAAGTAACCCAGCTTGCAAAATGGGCTTTGGCCATTGAAAGGCATTACGGTAAGCCAATGGATATTGAATGGGCAAAGGATGGAATTACACAAGAACTTTATATAATTCAGGCTAGGCCGGAAACCGTACATAGTCCTAACGGTAAAAATATTGTTTCAACCTTTTCCCTTACGCAAAAAGGGAAGATTCTGGTCACGGGTAATGCCGTTGGCACCAAGATAAGGGTGGGAACCGCCAGAATACTGACAGATCCACAGCAAGGGGAAACATTGCAAAAAGGTGACATAATTGTTACGGATACCACTAGTCCTGACTGGGACCCATTATTGAAAAAAGCGGGGGGAATAATTACCAATAGGGGAGGTAGAACCAGCCATGCCGCCATTGTAGCAAGGGAGTTGGGAGTACCGGCGGTAGTGGGAAGCAATTACGCTACCCAAAATATTAAGGATGGGCAACTCATCACAATATCATGTGCGGAAGGAAAAGTTGCCTATGTTTTTGAGGGCGCACTTCCGTTTATAGAAGAGGAAATTAATTTTTCAAACATTGCAATGCCCCATACGGAAGTGAAATTAATTCTTTCAGATCCCCAACAGGCCTATCAATACTCCTTTTATCCCAATAATGGGGTTGGGCTTTTGCGTATGGAATTCATCATTACCCATAACATTAAGATACATCCCATGGCCCTTTTGAAGTATGATGAAATGAGGGATAGCGCCGAAAAGGAAACAATTGCCGGTATAACAAGACAATACGAGGATAAGGCCGCTTATTTTATTGAAAAATTAAGTGAGGGCATTGCCACTATGGCCGCGGCCTTTTATCCGAAAGAGGTTATTGTAAGAACCAGCGATTTTAAAACCAATGAATATGCAAATTTGATAGGCGGGAAGCAATTTGAGCCCAAGGAGGAAAACCCCATGTTGGGCTTCCGAGGGGCAGCCAGATATTTTAACCCATTGTATCAAGAGGGTTTTGAGCTGGAGTGCAGGTCCATAAAAAGGGTACGGGATGAAATGGGGTTGACCAATGTAAAAATAATGATCCCTTTCTGTAGAACTTTGGAAGAAGCACAGAAGGTGATTGCGTTAATGCAAAAGTTGGGTCTGGAGCGGGGAGTGAATGGACTCCAGATTTATATGATGGTCGAAATTCCGAGTAACGTAATTATAGCCGAAAGTTTTGCCGAATATTTTGATGGTTTTTCCATAGGCTCCAATGACCTTACACAGCTTACCTTGGGAGTAGATCGCGATTCGCAGCTATTGGCGGGTACTTTTGATGAAAATGACCCGGCAGTTAGAAAGATTATTGCAATGGCGATAGAAAAAGCGAATGCAGCTGGAATTAAAATAGGATTGTGTGGCCAAGCCCCCAGTGACTTTCCCGCTTTCGCATCCTTTTTAATTGAAGCGGGGATTGATAGTATCTCCTATAATCCAGATGCTCTTTTGAGAGGTATTGAAAATATGGTAGCGGCAGAAGAAATGTTAAATTTTAAAAAAATATCTTCCTACTGA
- a CDS encoding response regulator has translation MKSVLVIDDNISILENIQAMLELAGYKVKSATNGEKGVALAEAMMPDIILCDIVMPGMDGFEVLRKVRSNNRIGTTPFIFLSALNEKHQIRKGMNVGADDFLTKPFDEAELIEAIESRLQRIEFLKKDFFKSHIGINSFFKEASQFVKFESLTENRDWEEYNAQEIIFREGRNAHKFYFVHTGSVKTYKTTTEGKEFITGIYGPGDFFGQISLINKKGQYLDTAFTLKKSKLIGISKDDFNNILHSNNEVSNKFIDIISNNLIEIQDQLINMAYAPVRKRAAKALLLLDAKNSKSTLETVAIRIQREDFASMIGTATETAIRSLSEFREEGLIKMDVNHDIHLVDKEELQYIAETE, from the coding sequence ATGAAAAGTGTACTCGTTATTGACGACAATATCTCCATTCTCGAAAATATCCAAGCCATGTTGGAATTGGCTGGATACAAAGTAAAATCTGCCACAAATGGAGAAAAGGGAGTGGCTCTGGCTGAGGCAATGATGCCGGATATAATTTTATGCGATATAGTAATGCCTGGCATGGATGGCTTTGAGGTGCTAAGAAAGGTGCGAAGCAATAATAGGATCGGGACCACGCCCTTTATATTTTTGTCTGCCTTAAATGAAAAGCATCAGATTAGAAAGGGGATGAATGTAGGAGCGGATGACTTCCTTACCAAACCTTTTGACGAAGCCGAACTCATTGAAGCCATTGAAAGCCGTTTGCAAAGAATTGAATTTTTGAAAAAAGACTTCTTTAAAAGCCATATTGGAATAAATTCATTCTTCAAGGAAGCTTCCCAATTCGTAAAATTTGAGAGCCTTACCGAAAATAGGGATTGGGAAGAATATAATGCCCAGGAAATAATTTTTAGGGAAGGTCGCAATGCCCATAAATTTTATTTTGTACATACGGGTAGTGTAAAAACCTATAAAACTACTACTGAAGGCAAGGAATTCATAACAGGAATCTATGGTCCGGGGGATTTTTTTGGACAAATATCCCTAATAAATAAAAAAGGACAGTACCTGGATACCGCTTTCACACTTAAAAAATCAAAATTAATTGGAATTTCAAAAGATGATTTCAATAATATTTTGCACAGTAATAATGAAGTGTCCAATAAATTTATAGATATCATTTCCAACAATTTAATTGAGATACAGGATCAGCTCATAAACATGGCATATGCACCCGTTAGGAAGCGAGCGGCCAAGGCTTTGTTGCTATTGGATGCTAAAAATTCCAAGAGCACTTTGGAAACTGTTGCCATACGTATACAAAGGGAAGATTTTGCAAGTATGATTGGCACTGCTACAGAAACAGCTATACGGTCGCTTTCGGAATTTAGGGAGGAGGGGCTTATTAAAATGGATGTTAACCATGATATCCATCTGGTAGATAAGGAGGAGTTGCAATATATAGCGGAAACAGAATGA